The Lewinellaceae bacterium genome has a segment encoding these proteins:
- a CDS encoding integration host factor subunit beta: MRKADLVAIIADKTGVPKVDVLVTLESFFREVKGTLSSGENVYVRGFGSFVIKKRAEKVGRNIKRNEAIVIPEHYIPSFKPAKVFVDQVKGNVNSLPKEEENN, translated from the coding sequence ATGAGAAAAGCAGATTTGGTTGCTATTATTGCAGATAAGACAGGAGTACCGAAGGTAGACGTACTAGTGACTTTAGAGTCCTTTTTCAGAGAAGTGAAAGGCACCCTATCGAGTGGCGAGAACGTTTATGTGAGGGGATTCGGCTCTTTTGTGATTAAAAAAAGAGCTGAAAAAGTCGGCCGTAATATTAAAAGGAACGAGGCTATCGTTATTCCTGAACATTATATACCTTCGTTTAAACCTGCAAAGGTTTTTGTGGATCAGGTAAAGGGAAATGTTAATTCATTGCCCAAAGAAGAAGAAAATAATTAA
- a CDS encoding serine hydroxymethyltransferase, with product MQHDKVIFDLIQKELDRQREGIELIASENFTSKAVLEAMGSCLTNKYAEGYPRRRYYGGCEVVDQIEQLAIDRLMELFGAEYANVQPHSGAQANAAVFMAVLTPGDSILGFDLSHGGHLSHGSHVNFSGKVYKPHFYGVEKETGVIDMDKVEAKAKEVMPKLIICGASAYSRDWDYVRFRAIADEVGALLLADIAHPAGLIAAGLLNDPMEHCHIVTSTTHKTLRGPRGGIIMMGKNFDNPWGRMTQKGSPIKMSAVLNSGVFPGMQGGPLEHVIAAKAVAFHEALQPEFKSYARQVIKNARVMAEAFMDKGYKIISGGTDNHMMLIDLRSKGVTGKEAENALVRAGITVNKNMVPFDTEAPMVTSGIRVGVAAATTRGFMEADCVKTVEWIDALMKNIKDESLILRTEKEVCAYMEKFPLYNGVKIG from the coding sequence ATGCAACACGATAAAGTAATTTTTGATCTCATCCAGAAGGAGTTGGATCGTCAAAGGGAAGGCATTGAGTTGATCGCCTCCGAGAATTTTACCAGTAAGGCCGTGCTGGAAGCGATGGGTAGTTGCCTGACCAATAAATATGCGGAAGGGTATCCTCGTCGTCGTTATTACGGAGGGTGTGAGGTAGTGGACCAGATCGAGCAATTGGCCATCGATCGTTTAATGGAACTCTTTGGCGCAGAATATGCAAATGTTCAGCCTCATTCCGGTGCTCAGGCCAATGCTGCGGTATTTATGGCGGTATTGACTCCTGGAGATTCCATTTTGGGATTCGACCTTTCTCATGGGGGGCATTTGTCTCATGGTTCTCATGTGAATTTTTCCGGCAAGGTGTACAAACCCCATTTTTATGGTGTGGAGAAAGAAACCGGGGTGATCGATATGGATAAGGTAGAAGCCAAGGCTAAGGAAGTGATGCCTAAATTGATCATTTGCGGAGCCTCGGCGTATTCCCGGGACTGGGATTATGTTCGTTTCAGAGCCATTGCTGATGAGGTAGGGGCTTTGTTGTTGGCCGATATTGCCCATCCGGCGGGATTGATCGCCGCAGGTTTGTTGAATGATCCTATGGAACATTGTCATATTGTGACATCAACCACGCACAAGACACTTCGTGGCCCAAGGGGCGGGATCATTATGATGGGAAAGAATTTTGATAATCCATGGGGACGCATGACCCAAAAAGGCAGCCCCATCAAAATGTCAGCCGTGTTAAATAGCGGGGTATTCCCCGGTATGCAGGGCGGACCTCTTGAGCATGTGATCGCCGCAAAAGCCGTTGCTTTTCATGAGGCCTTACAGCCCGAATTCAAGTCCTATGCCCGGCAGGTGATAAAAAATGCCAGGGTGATGGCTGAAGCCTTTATGGATAAAGGATATAAGATTATCTCAGGAGGAACCGATAATCACATGATGCTGATCGACCTGCGTTCCAAAGGCGTTACCGGCAAAGAAGCCGAAAATGCGCTGGTCAGGGCGGGGATAACGGTCAATAAGAATATGGTTCCATTTGATACCGAGGCTCCTATGGTTACTTCCGGCATCAGGGTTGGCGTGGCTGCCGCCACTACAAGAGGCTTCATGGAAGCCGATTGCGTGAAAACGGTTGAATGGATCGATGCTTTGATGAAAAACATAAAAGACGAATCTCTGATCCTTCGTACGGAAAAGGAAGTGTGTGCTTATATGGAAAAGTTTCCTTTATATAATGGTGTGAAGATTGGGTAG